One genomic region from Quercus robur chromosome 4, dhQueRobu3.1, whole genome shotgun sequence encodes:
- the LOC126722613 gene encoding probable WRKY transcription factor 33 yields MESSKASHSDKKYQDSEPTIVVANPFNSDDGYRWRKYGQKVVKGNEYPRSYYKCTCVGCNVRKWVEQSPAGEMPKIKYEGKHNHEMPNKLAKEISDSQYLAGNMNILSQLETKSDCEEEGVAETREEVSHSDRTYQPTIAVDKPANDGYKWRIYGKKKVKGSEYPRSYYKCTYPNCPANKKVERSHAGHIIEIVYKGTHNHPKPQPSIKRAKEGSDLSEN; encoded by the coding sequence ATGGAATCATCAAAGGCATCTCATTCTGATAAGAAATACCAGGATAGTGAGCCTACCATTGTTGTTGCTAATCCTTTCAATTCCGATGATGGGTACAGATGGCGTAAATATGGGCAGAAGGTGGTTAAGGGCAATGAATATCCACGAAGCTACTACAAATGTACATGTGTGGGTTGTAATGTCAGAAAATGGGTTGAGCAATCTCCTGCCGGAGAAATGCCTAAAATTAAGTACGAAGGCAAACATAATCATGAAATGCCTAACAAGCTTGCAAAAGAAATTAGTGATTCGCAATATCTGGCCGGAAATATGAACATTCTAAGTCAATTGGAAACAAAAAGTGACTGTGAGGAGGAAGGTGTTGCAGAAACAAGAGAAGAGGTTTCTCATTCTGATAGGACATACCAGCCTACTATTGCTGTTGATAAGCCTGCCAATGATGGCTACAAGTGGCGTATATATGGGAAGAAGAAAGTTAAAGGCAGTGAATATCCACGAAGCTACTACAAATGTACATATCCGAATTGCCCTGCCAATAAAAAGGTTGAGCGTTCTCATGCAGGACATATAATTGAAATTGTCTACAAAGGCACTCATAATCATCCAAAGCCTCAACCCAGTATTAAGCGAGCAAAAGAAGGTAGTGATCTAAGTGAAAACTAA